The Novosphingobium kaempferiae genome includes a window with the following:
- a CDS encoding glycerol-3-phosphate dehydrogenase, translated as MTETIYDIAIIGGGVNGCGIARDAAGRGAKVLVLEQGDLAGGTSSASTKLIHGGLRYLEHYEFALVREALTERERLWKIAPHIIHPMRFVLPHVKGLRPRWLLRLGLFLYDHIGGRKALPATESIDLHRHPAGAPLKPGFGKAFVYSDGWVDDARLVVLNARDAADRGATILTRTGVERLEREGGGWVLHTSGGTFRAKAVVNAAGPAVLDLVGRAGERTKRAMRLVRGSHIVVPRLFDHPYAYFFQIPDGRIFFAIPYQGDFTLIGTTDRDHEGPLSEVKASAEEIAYLCDAANAYFAKAITPADVVWSYSGVRPLVDDGSGKPEAATRGYDFDVDLDAEGRAPFLSVFGGKITTYRHLAKDAVEKLQPLVPALSGKDWTATAPLPGGDFATGAIDTLKAELARDYPRLDAMTVDRVARAYGTKARAWLSATPGEDFGHGLTGAEVDYLMANEWAMTAEDVLWRRTKLGLRLDAAQVERLKNYMGEGR; from the coding sequence ATGACCGAGACTATCTACGACATCGCGATCATCGGCGGCGGCGTGAACGGCTGCGGCATCGCGCGCGATGCGGCGGGACGCGGCGCCAAGGTGCTGGTGCTGGAGCAGGGCGACCTTGCCGGCGGCACCTCGTCCGCATCGACCAAGCTGATCCACGGCGGCCTGCGCTATCTGGAGCATTATGAGTTCGCGCTCGTGCGCGAAGCGCTGACCGAGCGTGAGCGCCTGTGGAAGATCGCTCCGCACATCATCCATCCGATGCGCTTCGTGCTGCCGCATGTGAAGGGCCTGCGCCCGCGCTGGCTGCTGCGCCTCGGCCTGTTCCTCTACGACCACATCGGGGGGCGCAAGGCGCTGCCCGCGACCGAAAGCATCGATCTTCACCGCCACCCGGCAGGCGCGCCGCTCAAGCCCGGCTTCGGCAAGGCTTTCGTCTATTCGGACGGCTGGGTGGATGATGCACGCCTCGTCGTCCTCAACGCCCGCGACGCGGCGGACCGGGGCGCGACGATCCTGACCCGCACCGGCGTCGAGCGTCTGGAGCGCGAGGGCGGCGGCTGGGTGCTGCACACCAGCGGCGGCACCTTCCGCGCGAAGGCGGTGGTGAACGCGGCAGGGCCTGCGGTGCTCGACCTCGTCGGCCGCGCGGGCGAGCGCACAAAACGCGCGATGCGGCTGGTGCGGGGCTCGCACATCGTCGTGCCGCGCCTGTTCGATCACCCTTACGCCTACTTCTTCCAGATCCCCGATGGCCGCATCTTCTTCGCGATCCCCTATCAGGGCGACTTCACGCTGATCGGCACGACCGACCGCGACCATGAAGGCCCATTGAGCGAAGTGAAGGCGAGCGCGGAGGAGATCGCCTACTTGTGCGACGCGGCCAACGCCTACTTCGCCAAGGCGATCACCCCTGCCGACGTCGTGTGGAGCTATTCCGGCGTGCGCCCGCTGGTGGACGACGGTTCCGGCAAGCCCGAGGCGGCGACGCGCGGCTACGATTTCGACGTCGATCTGGACGCAGAGGGGCGCGCGCCGTTCCTCTCGGTCTTCGGCGGCAAGATCACCACGTACCGCCATCTCGCCAAGGATGCGGTGGAGAAGCTGCAGCCGCTTGTCCCCGCGCTTTCGGGCAAGGACTGGACCGCCACCGCGCCGCTGCCGGGCGGCGATTTCGCGACGGGCGCGATCGACACGCTCAAGGCCGAACTCGCCCGCGACTATCCGCGCCTCGATGCCATGACGGTGGACCGCGTGGCGCGGGCCTATGGCACGAAGGCGCGCGCGTGGCTTTCCGCCACGCCGGGTGAGGACTTCGGCCATGGCCTGACCGGGGCGGAAGTCGACTATCTCATGGCGAATGAGTGGGCCATGACGGCAGAGGATGTGCTGTGGCGGCGCACCAAGCTGGGGCTGCGGCTGGATGCCGCGCAGGTCGAACGACTGAAGAACTACATGGGTGAGGGACGGTGA
- the glpK gene encoding glycerol kinase GlpK, which produces MTGEYILVLDEGTTSTRAIVYDADGAVLHVAQQELTQYYPEPGRVEHDAAEIWDRTLACAREVIRKAGGAGRIAALGITNQRETVVAWDRRSGEPVTRAIVWQDRRTAPICATLREGGHEEMIQSRTGLVIDPYFSGTKMRWILDNVPAARDLGENLALGTVESWLVWKLTGGLHITDASNASRTQLLALDGADWDDELLGLFGVPRAALPRVVDTIGTVGTCDPEVLGAAIPISGLAGDQQAATIGQHCLKAGETKATFGTGAFILTNMGETLPRSSHRLLGTVLCQQDRKRIYALEGSIFVAGSLIKWLRDELGVIREARESEELARAVADNGGVLFLPALAGLGAPHWRPDAKGVVTGLTQGTSRAHIVRAAMESMAHQCHDLQAAFAADGAAWKTLRIDGGMSANDWMAQDLADVLAIPVQRPADTETTALGAAMLAGVGVGIHASLEHAMTMGGGGRRFVPDMADGVRSTRIAMWQAGLKRHIDGV; this is translated from the coding sequence GTGACGGGCGAATACATTCTGGTCCTCGACGAAGGGACCACCTCGACGCGGGCGATCGTCTACGACGCGGACGGCGCGGTGCTGCATGTGGCGCAGCAGGAACTGACGCAGTATTACCCCGAGCCCGGCCGGGTCGAGCATGACGCGGCGGAGATCTGGGACCGCACGCTCGCCTGCGCGCGCGAAGTCATCCGGAAGGCGGGCGGTGCGGGTCGCATTGCGGCGCTCGGCATCACCAACCAGCGCGAGACGGTGGTGGCTTGGGACCGCCGCAGCGGCGAGCCCGTGACGCGCGCCATCGTCTGGCAGGACCGCCGCACCGCTCCGATCTGCGCGACGCTGCGCGAGGGCGGGCACGAAGAGATGATCCAGTCCCGTACCGGGCTGGTGATCGACCCCTATTTCTCCGGCACCAAGATGCGCTGGATCCTCGACAACGTGCCCGCCGCGCGCGACCTTGGAGAGAACCTCGCGCTCGGCACGGTCGAGAGCTGGCTGGTCTGGAAGCTGACCGGGGGCCTGCACATAACCGACGCCAGCAACGCCAGCCGCACGCAGCTGCTCGCGCTAGACGGGGCGGACTGGGACGACGAACTGCTCGGCCTGTTCGGCGTGCCGCGCGCGGCGCTGCCCCGTGTGGTAGACACCATCGGCACGGTCGGCACCTGCGACCCTGAGGTGCTCGGCGCGGCGATCCCGATCAGCGGCCTTGCCGGAGACCAGCAGGCGGCGACGATCGGCCAGCACTGCCTCAAGGCGGGGGAGACCAAGGCGACCTTCGGCACCGGCGCGTTCATCCTCACCAACATGGGCGAGACCTTGCCGCGTTCGTCGCACCGTCTGCTCGGCACCGTGCTGTGCCAGCAGGACCGCAAGCGGATCTATGCGCTGGAAGGCTCGATCTTCGTGGCGGGCAGCCTCATCAAGTGGCTGCGCGACGAACTCGGCGTGATCCGCGAGGCGCGCGAGAGCGAGGAACTGGCGCGTGCGGTGGCGGACAACGGCGGCGTGCTGTTCCTGCCCGCGCTGGCCGGACTGGGCGCGCCGCACTGGCGTCCGGACGCCAAGGGCGTCGTCACCGGACTCACGCAGGGGACCAGCCGCGCCCATATCGTGCGCGCCGCGATGGAATCGATGGCGCACCAATGCCACGACCTGCAGGCCGCCTTCGCCGCCGACGGCGCCGCCTGGAAGACCCTGCGCATCGACGGCGGCATGAGCGCCAACGACTGGATGGCGCAGGACCTGGCCGACGTGCTCGCCATCCCCGTACAGCGCCCTGCGGACACTGAGACGACCGCGCTCGGCGCGGCGATGCTGGCGGGGGTCGGCGTCGGCATCCACGCTTCGTTGGAGCACGCGATGACCATGGGCGGCGGCGGACGGCGGTTCGTGCCGGACATGGCCGACGGCGTGCGTTCAACGCGCATCGCGATGTGGCAGGCGGGACTGAAGCGGCATATCGACGGGGTTTGA